A DNA window from Micromonospora inyonensis contains the following coding sequences:
- the aspS gene encoding aspartate--tRNA(Asn) ligase yields the protein MQRILSAQLPTHVGATVRIAGWTHRRRLLKSVAFLIVRDAAGTAQVVVTDPAVRAAVEALTEETVVEVVGTVTANPTAPAGVELTDPAVRPLGPPAVPPPFDLFRPTLGATLPTQLDHAPVALRHPRRSAALRVAAAAVAGFRATLDARGFVEVHTPKIVGSSTESGANVFALDYFGRPAYLAQSPQFYKQLMVGVLERVYEVGPVFRAEPHDTARHLAQYTSLDAELGFVTDHRDVMTVLRDTLAGLLDTVADRAGPALTLLDAAVPPVPAEIPAVHFTEALAIADAPADEPDLAPAHERALGEWARREHGSDFLFVTGYPMAKRPFYTHPDPARPAHSNGFDLLFRGVELVTGGQRLHRHADYLAALAERGEPVEPYADYVDAFRHGMPPHGGFAIGLERLVARLVGAANVREVTAFPRDLHRLTP from the coding sequence GTGCAACGCATCCTTTCCGCCCAACTTCCCACCCACGTCGGCGCGACCGTCCGGATCGCCGGCTGGACCCACCGTCGCCGGCTGCTCAAGTCGGTGGCCTTCCTGATCGTCCGGGACGCCGCCGGGACGGCCCAGGTGGTGGTCACCGACCCGGCCGTGCGCGCGGCCGTCGAGGCGTTGACCGAGGAGACCGTCGTCGAGGTGGTCGGCACGGTCACCGCCAACCCGACGGCCCCCGCCGGGGTCGAGCTGACCGACCCGGCGGTACGACCACTCGGCCCACCGGCCGTACCGCCGCCGTTCGACCTGTTCCGGCCGACCCTGGGCGCGACCCTGCCGACGCAGCTCGACCACGCCCCGGTGGCCCTGCGCCACCCGCGTCGGTCGGCGGCGCTGCGCGTCGCGGCGGCGGCGGTCGCCGGCTTCCGGGCCACCCTGGACGCCCGGGGCTTCGTGGAGGTCCACACCCCGAAGATCGTCGGCTCGTCCACCGAGAGCGGGGCGAACGTCTTCGCCCTGGACTACTTCGGGCGGCCAGCCTACCTGGCCCAGTCGCCGCAGTTCTACAAGCAGCTCATGGTCGGCGTCCTCGAACGCGTCTACGAGGTCGGGCCGGTGTTCCGCGCCGAGCCGCACGACACCGCCCGGCACCTGGCCCAGTACACCTCGCTCGACGCCGAGCTGGGCTTCGTCACCGACCACCGGGACGTCATGACCGTGCTCCGGGACACCCTCGCCGGGCTCCTCGACACCGTCGCCGACCGGGCCGGGCCGGCGTTGACGCTGCTCGACGCGGCCGTCCCGCCGGTGCCGGCGGAGATCCCCGCCGTGCACTTCACCGAGGCGCTGGCCATCGCGGACGCCCCGGCCGACGAGCCCGACCTCGCCCCGGCGCACGAACGGGCACTGGGCGAGTGGGCCCGGCGTGAACACGGCTCCGACTTCCTCTTCGTCACCGGGTACCCGATGGCGAAACGCCCCTTCTACACCCACCCCGACCCGGCCCGCCCGGCCCACTCGAACGGGTTCGACCTGCTGTTCCGGGGCGTCGAGCTGGTTACCGGCGGGCAGCGGCTGCACCGGCACGCGGACTACCTGGCGGCGTTGGCCGAACGGGGCGAGCCGGTCGAGCCGTACGCGGACTACGTCGACGCGTTCCGGCACGGCATGCCGCCGCACGGCGGCTTCGCCATCGGCCTGGAACGCCTGGTCGCCCGCCTCGTCGGAGCGGCCAATGTCCGCGAGGTGACCGCCTTCCCCCGCGACCTGCACCGGCTGACGCCGTAG
- the lipB gene encoding lipoyl(octanoyl) transferase LipB gives MTTTTSGLTAVRAGSLDYQAAWDEQRRLHEAVVAGASPDTVLLLEHPSVYTAGKRTEPWDRPMDGTPVIDVDRGGKITWHGPGQLVGYPIVRLPDPVDVVAYVRRTEQLLIDVCAELGLAADRVEGRSGVWVPADDRGPARKVAAIGIRVSRGVTQHGFSLNCDCDLTYFDRIVPCGIRDAGVTSLSAELGRPVTVADALPVVERHLPTLLG, from the coding sequence GTGACCACGACGACGTCCGGCCTGACCGCTGTCCGTGCGGGTTCCCTCGACTACCAGGCTGCCTGGGACGAGCAGCGTCGGCTGCACGAGGCGGTGGTGGCCGGGGCGAGCCCCGACACCGTGCTGCTGCTGGAGCACCCGAGCGTCTACACCGCCGGCAAGCGCACCGAGCCCTGGGACCGTCCGATGGACGGCACCCCGGTGATCGACGTGGACCGCGGCGGCAAGATCACCTGGCACGGGCCGGGTCAGCTCGTCGGCTACCCGATCGTGCGGCTGCCCGACCCGGTGGACGTGGTCGCCTACGTACGCCGGACCGAGCAGCTGCTGATCGACGTCTGCGCCGAACTCGGGCTGGCCGCCGACCGGGTGGAGGGACGCAGCGGGGTCTGGGTGCCGGCCGACGACAGGGGTCCGGCCCGCAAGGTCGCGGCCATCGGCATCCGGGTCTCCCGGGGCGTCACCCAGCACGGCTTCTCGCTCAACTGCGACTGCGACCTGACGTACTTCGACCGGATCGTGCCGTGCGGTATCCGGGACGCGGGGGTCACCTCGCTCAGCGCCGAGCTGGGCCGCCCGGTCACCGTGGCCGACGCGCTTCCGGTGGTCGAGCGGCACCTGCCCACCCTGCTCGGCTGA